The following are from one region of the Eubacterium sp. MSJ-33 genome:
- a CDS encoding TIGR03915 family putative DNA repair protein, with product MKIYTCKDRLEDIMTCIYDAWVEALRIGHEQIQVKKEPVFQQTMFDEYIHVDGDAEKAEKVIRSIRRDISDEAYLDVYYATLSAEEDALQAIYNFLRVGFAVGCRVLDYYTNPHVMRILELRRKVGNESHHFREFARFQSLDGKVYVCHLEPKSDVIMLVGRHFADRMPSEHWMIIDDTRKTACVHPKDGTNYLRYLTDAEFETLRKTEEYEDEYTDMWKTFFHAVGIKERENYICQRNLFPIWKRKHAVEFKG from the coding sequence ATGAAGATATATACATGTAAAGACCGGCTGGAGGATATTATGACCTGCATCTACGATGCATGGGTGGAAGCCTTGCGGATCGGTCACGAACAGATACAAGTGAAGAAAGAGCCAGTATTTCAACAGACGATGTTCGATGAGTACATTCATGTGGATGGCGATGCCGAAAAGGCAGAGAAGGTGATTCGTTCCATCCGGAGAGATATCTCGGATGAGGCATATCTGGATGTCTATTATGCGACACTCTCCGCGGAGGAAGATGCATTGCAGGCAATCTATAATTTCCTGCGGGTTGGATTCGCGGTTGGCTGCCGCGTGCTTGATTATTATACGAATCCGCATGTGATGCGGATATTGGAACTGCGGCGGAAGGTGGGGAATGAGAGTCATCATTTCCGGGAATTTGCGCGGTTTCAGTCGTTAGACGGGAAAGTCTATGTGTGCCATCTGGAACCGAAAAGCGATGTGATCATGCTGGTCGGCAGACATTTTGCAGACCGCATGCCGTCCGAACACTGGATGATCATTGATGATACAAGGAAGACCGCGTGCGTGCATCCGAAGGATGGGACGAATTACCTGCGTTATCTGACCGATGCGGAATTTGAGACGCTTCGGAAGACGGAAGAGTATGAGGATGAATATACCGATATGTGGAAGACATTTTTCCATGCGGTTGGAATCAAAGAGCGCGAGAATTATATCTGCCAGCGGAACCTCTTTCCAATCTGGAAACGAAAACATGCGGTGGAATTCAAAGGTTAG
- a CDS encoding histidine phosphatase family protein, with translation MAYFYFTRHGQTIWNVENKICGATDIALTELGHTQAKELGERIKAEGIRIDKILYSPLMRAADTAKHIAEVTGVPAEEEMRLKEQNFGRYESTPRNGAEFSVAKAQFVNSYGGGESMLKLSQRIYNLLDDIKEEAESEGTVYLLVAHNGISRIIESYFRDMTNEEFAAFGIKNCELRKYEF, from the coding sequence ATGGCATACTTCTATTTTACAAGACATGGACAGACAATCTGGAATGTAGAGAATAAAATCTGTGGCGCGACGGATATTGCACTTACAGAACTTGGACATACACAGGCAAAGGAATTGGGCGAACGGATTAAGGCAGAAGGAATCCGTATTGACAAGATTCTGTATTCGCCGCTGATGCGCGCGGCAGATACCGCAAAGCATATCGCAGAAGTGACAGGCGTTCCGGCAGAGGAAGAAATGCGCTTAAAAGAGCAGAATTTTGGACGGTATGAGTCCACACCGCGAAATGGTGCGGAATTTTCCGTTGCCAAGGCGCAGTTTGTCAACAGCTATGGTGGCGGGGAGTCTATGCTGAAGCTTTCCCAGAGGATCTATAATCTGCTGGATGATATCAAGGAAGAAGCCGAAAGCGAAGGGACGGTGTATCTGTTGGTGGCACATAACGGAATTTCACGTATTATTGAGTCGTATTTCCGTGATATGACGAACGAGGAATTTGCGGCATTCGGGATAAAGAATTGTGAGTTAAGAAAGTATGAATTTTAA
- a CDS encoding ATP-binding protein, translating to MFKHVYPREKYLKRIRPFYSSDIIKVITGIRRCGKSFILKAIINELCNNEVPSSQIIYIPLDKRGFKNIKTPEQLEEMIESMLGEEENYFLFIDEVQNVTGFENVIHAYAEEGYSIFLTGSNSYLLSDEISTKLTGRYLNFETYPLDFAEYLEMKDFFGKNIDSDMDLEFKEYILNGGFPKTLEFDDVSTRQVYTRGIISEIFEKDVKTRRRISNVPVYERVQSFLLNNYAAPFSLNSLLECLEKEGYKTKATTVRGYIEDLIKEKIIYECNRFDLKSKRAIKRDQKYYLADLAIYFSMNTDNRLSFGSSLENIVYLYLASQDYQISIGKIGKLECDFIVRKHDGEYAYIQVAYSLQGNDEKTTQKIKEREYRPFREIRDGYPRYIISLDKYRDQQEGVHHINAIDLFMGKEKI from the coding sequence ATGTTCAAACATGTATATCCAAGAGAAAAATATTTAAAGAGGATTCGTCCTTTTTATAGTTCTGATATTATAAAGGTAATTACTGGAATACGTAGATGTGGTAAATCCTTTATATTGAAGGCAATCATAAACGAATTATGTAATAATGAAGTGCCATCATCACAAATTATATATATCCCCCTTGATAAAAGAGGATTTAAAAATATAAAGACTCCGGAACAGCTTGAAGAAATGATAGAATCCATGTTAGGGGAAGAAGAAAATTATTTTCTGTTCATAGATGAGGTGCAGAATGTAACAGGATTTGAGAATGTAATTCACGCATATGCAGAGGAGGGGTATTCTATTTTCTTGACGGGTTCCAATTCGTATCTGCTTAGCGATGAGATTTCGACAAAGTTGACAGGCAGGTATTTGAATTTTGAAACATATCCGTTGGATTTTGCGGAATACCTTGAAATGAAAGATTTTTTTGGAAAAAACATTGATTCTGATATGGATTTGGAATTTAAGGAATACATCTTAAATGGTGGGTTTCCTAAAACATTGGAATTTGATGATGTTTCGACAAGACAAGTATATACAAGAGGAATTATTTCGGAAATTTTCGAAAAGGATGTAAAGACAAGAAGGCGTATTTCTAATGTCCCTGTGTATGAACGAGTACAATCCTTCTTGTTGAATAATTATGCAGCCCCGTTTTCTTTGAATAGCTTATTGGAATGTTTGGAAAAGGAAGGATATAAGACAAAAGCAACTACAGTAAGAGGTTATATTGAAGATTTAATAAAAGAAAAAATAATTTATGAATGTAATAGATTCGATCTAAAAAGTAAAAGAGCAATAAAGAGAGATCAAAAGTATTATCTTGCAGATTTGGCAATTTACTTTTCTATGAATACGGATAACAGGTTATCATTTGGATCATCGCTGGAAAATATAGTTTACTTATATCTTGCAAGTCAAGATTACCAGATAAGTATTGGAAAGATTGGTAAATTAGAATGTGATTTTATTGTTCGAAAACATGACGGAGAATATGCATATATTCAGGTTGCTTATAGTTTGCAGGGAAACGATGAAAAAACTACGCAAAAAATAAAAGAAAGGGAGTATAGACCGTTCAGAGAAATAAGGGACGGTTATCCACGTTATATTATTTCTTTAGATAAATACAGAGATCAGCAAGAGGGAGTTCATCATATTAATGCGATTGATTTATTTATGGGAAAGGAAAAAATCTAA
- a CDS encoding aminoglycoside N(3)-acetyltransferase: MVHTSLKNMGYVCGGAQAVIEALIETVGEEGTIMMPTQSWKNLDPDTGVHWDEDEEDWPLIREYWPAYDKNLTPTNTMGAVAEMFCQIPGSIRSEHPARSVCAYGKNAEYLVENHDLSDIFGEESPIGKLYKLNGKVLLIGTGYDKNTSLHLADVRAEYPGKHMCTEHSAVLEDGKRVWKAYETLYVDGEDFTQIGEEFEKFHTVHTVQIGNATVKLMSQRQIVDYAVKWIEDNRGRL; this comes from the coding sequence ATGGTTCATACTTCCCTTAAAAATATGGGATATGTATGTGGTGGTGCACAGGCAGTTATCGAGGCGTTGATTGAAACGGTTGGAGAGGAAGGAACAATCATGATGCCAACACAATCGTGGAAAAATCTGGATCCTGATACTGGGGTGCATTGGGATGAGGACGAAGAAGACTGGCCGCTTATCAGGGAATATTGGCCTGCGTATGATAAAAATTTAACACCTACAAACACAATGGGCGCGGTAGCGGAAATGTTCTGCCAGATACCGGGAAGTATTCGAAGTGAACATCCTGCAAGATCGGTGTGTGCTTATGGGAAGAATGCAGAATATTTGGTAGAAAATCACGATTTGTCAGATATATTTGGTGAAGAATCTCCAATAGGAAAACTCTATAAACTAAATGGAAAAGTATTGTTGATAGGAACAGGATATGATAAAAACACTTCCCTTCATTTGGCGGACGTTCGGGCAGAATATCCGGGAAAACATATGTGTACAGAGCATAGTGCGGTATTAGAAGATGGAAAAAGAGTGTGGAAGGCTTACGAGACCTTATATGTGGATGGAGAAGATTTTACACAGATTGGAGAAGAGTTCGAGAAATTCCATACAGTACATACCGTTCAGATTGGAAATGCAACAGTCAAATTAATGAGTCAGAGACAGATTGTTGACTATGCGGTTAAATGGATAGAAGACAACAGAGGAAGATTATAG
- a CDS encoding ribosomal maturation YjgA family protein produces the protein MKRIGYAIATVILLLIEVLIAVYVHDAFVRPYIGDVLVVVVIYTFIRIFVPERCKLLPLYVFIFAALVEVLQMFHVVEALGWQDNRFLSILVGSVFDWKDILCYAVGCILLGVYEVLKRKNVKGRTNGV, from the coding sequence ATGAAGCGAATCGGATATGCAATAGCAACTGTGATTTTGCTATTGATTGAAGTGTTGATTGCGGTATATGTGCATGATGCATTTGTAAGACCATATATTGGTGACGTGCTGGTTGTGGTTGTGATATATACGTTTATAAGAATATTTGTACCGGAGCGATGCAAATTGTTACCGCTGTATGTATTTATTTTTGCGGCACTGGTAGAGGTTTTGCAGATGTTCCATGTTGTGGAAGCGTTAGGTTGGCAGGATAATCGATTCTTAAGTATTCTGGTCGGTTCCGTATTTGATTGGAAAGATATCCTGTGTTATGCCGTTGGGTGTATATTGCTTGGCGTGTATGAGGTGTTGAAGCGAAAGAATGTAAAAGGGAGAACAAATGGCGTTTGA
- a CDS encoding GyrI-like domain-containing protein: protein MAFDFKKEYKEFYMPKNKPEIVNVPKANYIAVRGKGNPNEKDGAYQQAIGVLYAVAYTLKMSYKTDYKIEGFFEYVVPPLEGFWWQDDVDGIDYSNKDAFNWISVIRLPDFITKKDFDWAVETATKKKKLDCSSAEFITIEEGLCVQIMHFGAFDDEPATVEIMDTYLQENGYENDLSKDRLHHEIYLSDARKVAPEKWKTVIRHPISLLGTK from the coding sequence ATGGCGTTTGATTTTAAGAAGGAATACAAGGAATTTTATATGCCGAAGAACAAGCCGGAGATAGTGAATGTTCCAAAGGCAAACTATATCGCAGTAAGAGGAAAAGGCAATCCGAATGAAAAGGATGGCGCGTATCAGCAGGCGATTGGCGTTTTATATGCAGTTGCGTATACACTTAAGATGAGTTACAAGACGGATTACAAAATAGAAGGATTCTTCGAATACGTTGTACCTCCGCTCGAAGGCTTTTGGTGGCAGGATGATGTTGATGGAATTGATTACTCGAATAAGGATGCATTTAATTGGATTTCTGTGATAAGACTTCCGGATTTTATTACGAAGAAGGATTTTGACTGGGCGGTAGAAACCGCTACGAAAAAGAAGAAACTGGATTGTTCGTCGGCAGAGTTTATCACGATAGAAGAAGGCTTATGCGTTCAGATTATGCATTTCGGAGCATTTGATGATGAACCGGCGACTGTTGAAATCATGGATACATATTTGCAGGAAAATGGGTATGAAAATGATCTGTCAAAAGATAGATTGCATCATGAAATTTATCTTTCAGATGCAAGAAAAGTTGCTCCTGAAAAATGGAAAACGGTTATCCGGCATCCGATATCATTGTTAGGTACCAAGTGA
- a CDS encoding GNAT family N-acetyltransferase encodes MKIEYRRLTEKELNTFIDMRIKQLREEGAKENIDLAPALKQYYIRHMGDGTFVSWLAFDGDKIIGTSGMSFVEKPPYFGCPSGKIGLLSSMFTNPDYRRKGIAKELLTRVVHDAKEYGCGTVQITASDMGVKLYSNFGFVPNKNFMQYKLS; translated from the coding sequence ATGAAAATAGAGTATAGAAGACTGACAGAGAAAGAACTGAACACTTTTATTGATATGCGGATAAAGCAACTAAGAGAAGAAGGTGCCAAGGAGAATATTGATTTGGCACCTGCATTAAAGCAGTATTATATACGCCATATGGGAGATGGAACTTTTGTGTCATGGCTTGCTTTTGACGGGGATAAGATTATTGGAACGAGTGGGATGTCCTTTGTAGAGAAACCACCTTATTTTGGATGCCCGAGTGGAAAGATAGGGTTACTATCCAGCATGTTTACTAATCCGGACTATCGAAGAAAGGGTATCGCAAAAGAACTTTTGACGCGTGTTGTTCATGATGCGAAAGAATATGGCTGTGGAACAGTACAGATCACGGCGTCAGATATGGGCGTTAAGTTATATTCGAACTTTGGATTTGTTCCGAATAAAAATTTTATGCAATATAAACTTTCGTGA
- a CDS encoding gamma-glutamyl-gamma-aminobutyrate hydrolase family protein yields the protein MKSTMRKVIGIMPLYDDEKESYWMLPGYMKMLEAENAIPMMLPLTANEKELDYFLEICGGFLLTGGHDVSPSVYHEKKKSWCGSCCELRDEMEQYILTGAVERDKSVLGICRGIQFMNACYGGTLYQDLATEHTSCIDHHMKPPYDRVAHQVTLQKDTLLYNILGKEQIGVNSYHHQAIRELALDFQAMAFSEDGLIESIYMPSNKFIVGVQWHPEFSYAVDENSRNIVNAFVGSV from the coding sequence ATGAAATCGACGATGCGAAAAGTGATTGGTATTATGCCACTTTATGATGATGAAAAAGAAAGCTACTGGATGCTGCCCGGATATATGAAAATGTTGGAGGCGGAAAATGCGATTCCTATGATGCTCCCTCTTACAGCAAATGAGAAGGAACTTGATTATTTTCTCGAAATATGTGGTGGATTTTTGCTGACTGGTGGACATGATGTGTCCCCGTCTGTGTATCATGAAAAAAAGAAATCGTGGTGTGGTTCCTGTTGCGAACTACGGGATGAAATGGAACAATATATCTTAACAGGAGCCGTAGAGAGGGATAAATCTGTTTTGGGTATATGTCGAGGTATCCAGTTTATGAATGCCTGCTATGGTGGAACTTTGTATCAGGATTTGGCAACAGAGCATACCAGTTGTATTGACCATCATATGAAACCGCCATATGACAGGGTGGCACATCAGGTTACACTGCAAAAGGATACATTGCTCTATAACATTTTAGGTAAGGAACAAATAGGAGTAAACAGTTATCACCATCAAGCAATCAGAGAACTGGCACTCGATTTTCAGGCGATGGCATTTTCGGAAGATGGTTTGATTGAAAGTATCTATATGCCATCGAATAAGTTTATAGTGGGCGTACAATGGCATCCCGAATTTTCCTATGCAGTAGATGAAAACAGCAGGAACATAGTAAATGCGTTTGTTGGTTCCGTCTGA
- a CDS encoding arginase family protein gives MKPYHLILDFTHVYDDEICADREQFSWIDCSDIEGSDLYCSPQAEREIRRRIEPYGVHGIHFVDSGNYHYVTKIFTDQIHRPFSLIVFDHHTDMQQPLMEGMMSCGDWAGMVLDQNPALQQFILIGPAEDDIKQIRTKHLDKLITFSAEEIRKGEGVERLKRIHGGVPLYISIDKDVLSEQYSETNWNQGELTLGMLEHMLQYFLERAPVYGIDICGECSTAIALPEYFQAEGVNGKTNVELFRFLRSYCCS, from the coding sequence ATGAAACCATATCATTTGATTCTGGATTTTACACACGTATACGATGATGAAATCTGTGCGGACCGAGAGCAATTTTCGTGGATTGACTGCTCGGATATTGAAGGCAGCGACCTGTATTGTTCGCCACAGGCAGAGCGGGAGATCCGCAGGAGAATAGAGCCGTATGGAGTGCATGGAATCCATTTTGTGGATTCTGGCAATTATCATTATGTTACAAAGATATTTACGGATCAAATTCATAGGCCATTTTCTTTGATTGTTTTCGATCATCATACAGATATGCAGCAACCGTTAATGGAAGGAATGATGAGCTGTGGCGATTGGGCGGGAATGGTTCTTGATCAGAATCCGGCATTGCAACAATTTATTTTGATCGGGCCGGCGGAAGACGATATAAAACAAATTCGTACGAAGCATCTGGATAAACTCATAACTTTTTCCGCAGAGGAAATCCGTAAAGGAGAAGGTGTGGAACGGTTAAAACGGATTCACGGCGGTGTACCGTTGTACATTTCAATCGACAAGGATGTGCTTTCTGAACAATACAGTGAAACAAATTGGAATCAAGGCGAACTGACGCTGGGGATGCTTGAACATATGCTTCAATATTTTCTGGAGCGGGCACCCGTATATGGTATAGATATTTGCGGGGAATGCTCTACGGCGATTGCCCTGCCGGAATATTTTCAGGCAGAGGGTGTAAATGGTAAGACAAATGTAGAGCTGTTTCGATTTTTGCGTAGTTATTGTTGTAGTTGA
- a CDS encoding VOC family protein has protein sequence MKLRNILIVVKDIERARKYYHDLFGLDMLLLCYSNRS, from the coding sequence ATGAAATTAAGAAATATACTTATTGTCGTGAAAGACATAGAGCGTGCAAGAAAATATTATCACGACTTATTTGGACTGGATATGCTATTATTATGTTACTCCAATAGAAGTTAG
- the bilS gene encoding flavodoxin family protein BilS, whose product MTSNNYSIIFSSVTGNTKKLADTIHETLPQDMCDYFGGNELQVPESDLLYIGFWTDKGNADNKTLELLSKLKNKKIFLFGTAGFGGSDTYFNKILEQVRRSIDSSNEVIGAYMCQGKMPQSVHDRYIKMKENPEHPANLDMLIENFDRALSHPDADDLERLKKTL is encoded by the coding sequence ATGACATCAAATAATTATTCGATAATTTTCAGCAGCGTAACCGGTAATACAAAGAAACTTGCAGACACAATCCATGAAACGCTGCCTCAGGATATGTGTGATTATTTTGGCGGGAATGAATTACAGGTACCGGAATCTGATTTGCTGTATATCGGTTTTTGGACGGACAAAGGAAACGCAGACAATAAGACATTAGAATTGTTATCGAAACTAAAAAATAAGAAGATTTTTTTGTTTGGAACAGCCGGCTTTGGTGGAAGCGACACATATTTTAACAAAATTCTTGAGCAGGTCAGACGATCTATTGATTCCAGCAATGAGGTTATCGGAGCGTATATGTGTCAGGGAAAGATGCCGCAGTCTGTGCACGACCGTTATATCAAAATGAAAGAGAATCCGGAACATCCGGCGAATCTTGATATGCTGATTGAGAATTTTGATCGCGCTTTATCCCACCCGGATGCGGATGATCTGGAAAGATTAAAAAAGACATTATGA